A window of the Helianthus annuus cultivar XRQ/B chromosome 4, HanXRQr2.0-SUNRISE, whole genome shotgun sequence genome harbors these coding sequences:
- the LOC110933785 gene encoding uncharacterized protein LOC110933785: protein MEGRSDGNCTMEGGGTPGTEDKTPPIRGIGLRVTNIEGNNMFPRRGIYSTNNHSVLDGLLEISKPVELNTACGGNNVAAMNASHANPSGVSNLNPSTADMGVLGNQLGVQGSQNVRRDPGKSPVSYADSIGASSARKVNFRTLASPVEQEGCDVVLRKESVRVVKDKLANTLYGYFLGDRVAYPVVEYFVRNNWKKFGLQKSMMNASGFFFFKFADENGMMNALKEGPWIIRSQPLFLNVWSPSSKLEKKEVKTVQLWVKIHEVPLAAYTEDGLSMIATAIGKPIALDSYTTSMCLDSWGRSSFARALVEISADNDYKEEIVIAVPDLEGDGFVKEKMYVEYEWCPHRCSLCKVFGHNDGDCPKQITQVTKAPASIPKAHKAPNSKGNSKKPVVDKDGFRDVEARKTAKRTGFPVNKQKQRFEYRPVGLKTSGEPNKSAPSSSFFSRNPFDVLNDSSNDHEAGGSGPGDTKDDSDDDEIQEIYNETDDFLVNDASKPVTKQGASTPFSAVNNESHVDVSRLNQVCRSVFRSWDWTSNGARCSKGTRIIIGWNPAVFDVMVLSQTDQVVHLQLFFKKDNKVAFCSVVYAANYYVTRRELWHHLSMHKSFVGNNPWVIMGDFNSALNLEDKSVGASSVTRSMIEFQECVDDLEMLDINRTGLHFTWSQKPKKGIGLLKKIDRVLGNTPFVTNFPNAVAFFQPYRLSDHCPCVLKLPDADILKHRSFKFANFLVFKPEFGDIVKRVWDTRINGVHQFCVVKRLRLLKKPLRALLFKQGNLHKKVEALREKLDVIQKSIDKQPESESLRVEETTLSAEYKEALLDEERFLKQKSKVDWLRAGDMNTAFFHSSLKSKNHHSRIDVIRDTGGVIHEGNQVYQAVVDHYEKFLGCRGDTSLNPAPDLFTNVLDPNIASHMCRQVTEDEVKNAMFSIGIDKAPGPDGFTAAFFKSAWHIVGTDVSRAIIDFFDTGNLLRELNHTLIVLVPKVPSPSVVTDFRPIACCNVIYKCITKILADRVKGALNNIVSINQSAFVPGRKISDNILLTQELMHNYHTNSGPPRCAFKVDIQKAYDTVDWKFLKNILLGFGFNNKMVNWIMVCVSTVSYSVCVNGNVHGYFKGSRGLRQGDPLSPYLFTLVMEVLTGILHHMIRIDSSFKFHNKCEKQQIINLCFADDLFLFARGEIASARCIMKSLTDFSKMSGLVPSIQKSTVFFCNVPSYIKNAILNIMPFKEGSLPVRYLGVPLISSGLMYKDCSVLMESLDKRIKHWRNKLLSFAGRLQLIVSVLSSMHIFWSSVFLLPNRVIHELEAKMRNFLWSQDVAFHRGKAKVSWKVVCLPKYEGGLGIRRLGDVNKALMTNHIWSIITKRNSLWVEWVHSYRLRGKNFWISKIVSNSCYSWRKLLQLRPQMRQFFWSNIGDGTRTSAWYDSWCELGPLGNFILPRTIANAGFRLEDSVSQIQLNGEWKWPVAWRDLFPVLIQLDKVHITPNKLDRVMWRDGNEMTDFSTSCVWNSIRFKETEVVWSTIVWFAQCIPRHAFLMWLIMRGKLLTQDKILKWDLSRRKNMNMMCCLLCYANHDSHSHLFFECNYSTKVWDIVKQKVGMDSVQPKWADIVDRLITRSKSKLATDYVARVVVAATAYTIWQERNARIFKNQLRPPETVGAHIIQLVRYKLMGARLKNTGNVRRLLSEWDVHGKELLDDGG, encoded by the exons ATGGAGGGTAGGAGTGATGGAAACTGTACGATGGAGGGTGGAGGCACTCCAGGGACGGAAGACAAAACACCTCCAATTCGTGGTATAGGATTGCGGGTGACGAACATTGAGGGTAACAATATGTTCCCTAGACGTGGTATTTATTCTACCAACAATCATTCGGTTCTTGATGGGTTGTTGGAGATCTCTAAACCGGTGGAATTGAATACTGCATGTGGAGGGAATAACGTGGCGGCGATGAATGCCTCCCATGCAAACCCTAGTGGAGTATCGAACTTAAACCCGAGCACGGCAGATATGGGTGTCTTGGGTAATCAACTTGGTGTGCAAGGAAGTCAGAATGTTCGTAGGGATCCAGGTAAGTCTCCGGTATCGTATGCGGATTCCATTGGGGCGTCTAGTGCTAGAAAGGTTAATTTTCGAACGCTTGCAAGTCCGGTAGAGCAGGAGGGTTGTGATGTAGTTTTGCGGAAAGAATCTGTTAGGGTTGTCAAAGATAAGCTTGCTAATACGTTATATGGATACTTTCTTGGAGATCGTGTTGCTTACCCGGTAGTCGAGTATTTCGTGAGGAACAACTGGAAGAAATTTGGCCTCCAAAAGTCTATGATGAATGCTAGTGGTTTCTTCTTCTTTAAGTTTGCAGATGAGAATGGTATGATGAATGCTTTGAAAGAAGGTCCTTGGATCATTCGTTCACAACCGCTTTTTCTTAATGTATGGTCTCCATCCTCGAAACTGGAAAAGAAGGAAGTGAAGACGGTGCAACTTTGGGTTAAAATTCACGAGGTTCCTCTTGCGGCTTATACAGAGGATGGTTTAAGCATGATTGCAACAGCCATTGGTAAACCAATAGCTTTAGATTCATATACTACCTCAATGTGCTTAGATTCGTGGGGTCGGAGCAGCTTTGCGAGAGCTCTAGTTGAAATCTCGGCAGATAATGACTACAAGGAGGAGATTGTGATTGCTGTTCCAGATTTGGAAGGGGATGGGTTTGTTAAGGAAAAGATGTATGTGGAATATGAATGGTGCCCTCACCGATGCTCTCTTTGCAAGGTCTTTGGGCATAACGATGGGGATTGTCCGAAGCAAATCACGCAGGTTACGAAGGCTCCGGCCAGTATTCCAAAAGCTCATAAAGCTCCTAATTCTAAGGGGAATTCGAAAAAACCAGTGGTAGACAAAGACGGATTCAGGGATGTGGAAGCTAGGAAAACGGCAAAGAGGACCGGTTTTCCGGTTAACAAACAAAAACAGAGATTCGAGTACCGTCCGGTTGGGTTAAAAACCAGTGGAGAGCCTAATAAATCAGCCCCATCTTCGAGTTTCTTCTCAAGGAACCCCTTTGATGTGTTAAATGATTCGAGTAATGACCATGAAGCTGGTGGAAGCGGACCAGGGGATACGAAAGATGATTCGGATGATGATGAGATCCAGGAAATATACAACGAGACGGATGACTTTCTGGTTAACGACGCGAGTAAACCTGTAACTAaacaaggggcaagcactccttttTCAGCGGTTAATAATG AGTCGCATGTTGATGTTAGTAGACTGAATCAAGTGTGCAGATCTGTCTTTCGCTCATGGGATTGGACATCTAATGGAGCTCGATGTAGCAAAGGTACTAGGATCATTATAGGTTGGAATCCAGCTGTCTTTGATGTTATGGTGTTGTCTCAGACTGATCAGGTTGTTCATCTACAACTATTTTTCAAGAAAGATAACAAGGTAGCTTTTTGTTCGGTAGTTTATGCGGCTAATTATTATGTGACTCGAAGGGAGCTATGGCACCATCTTTCTATGCACAAAAGTTTTGTTGGCAATAATCCTTGGGTTATTATGGGAGATTTCAACTCAGCGTTAAATCTAGAGGATAAATCGGTGGGGGCTTCTTCGGTTACTCGTAGTATGATAGAGTTCCAAGAGTGTGTAGATGATCTCGAAATGCTGGATATTAATCGAACCGGTCTTCATTTCACATGGAGTCAGAAGCCGAAAAAGGGAATTGGGCTGCTTAAGAAGATTGATAGAGTTCTTGGTAATACCCCTTTCGTAACCAACTTTCCGAATGCTGTTGCTTTTTTCCAGCCGTATCGTCTATCGGACCATTGCCCGTGTGTCTTAAAGCTTCCAGATGCAGATATCTTGAAACATCGTTCATTTAAATTCGCTAATTTTCTTGTCTTTAAACCTGAATTTGGCGATATTGTGAAGAGGGTGTGGGATACTAGAATAAATGGAGTGCACCAGTTCTGTGTTGTTAAACGTCTTCGGCTTCTAAAGAAGCCTCTCCGTGCACTGTTATTTAAGCAAGGTAACTTGCATAAAAAAGTTGAGGCTCTCCGAGAGAAGCTTGATGTCATTCAGAAGTCTATTGACAAACAACCGGAATCTGAGAGTCTTCGGGTAGAGGAAACTACTTTAAGTGCTGAATACAAAGAAGCCTTATTGGATGAGGAGCGTTTTCTGAAACAGAAATCCAAGGTAGACTGGTTGAGAGCTGGGGATATGAACACGGCTTTTTTCCACTCATCGCTTAAGAGCAAAAATCATCATAGCCGTATAGATGTGATCCGTGATACTGGGGGTGTTATCCATGAGGGTAATCAGGTGTATCAGGCTGTCGTTGATCATTATGAAAAGTTTTTGGGTTGTAGGGGCGATACATCACTAAATCCGGCTCCGGATTTATTTACTAATGTCTTGGATCCGAATATTGCTAGTCATATGTGTAGACAGGTTACTGAAGATGAGGTTAAGAATGCCATGTTCTCTATTGGTATTGATAAGGCTCCTGGTCCTGACGGCTTTACGGCAGCGTTCTTCAAGAGTGCTTGGCACATTGTTGGTACTGATGTCTCAAGGGCTATTATCGATTTTTTTGACACGGGAAATCTTCTCCGAGAGTTAAACCATACTCTTATCGTGCTAGTGCCAAAGGTACCGTCCCCATCGGTTGTCACTGATTTCAGGCCGATAGCATGTTGTAATGTCATTTATAAATGCATTACCAAGATTCTGGCGGATAGAGTGAAGGGGGCTTTGAATAATATTGTCAGCATCAACCAGTCTGCGTTTGTTCCAGGTAGGAAGATTTCTGACAATATTCTGTTAACCCAAGAAttgatgcataattatcatacaaATTCTGGTCCTCCAAGATGTGCGTTTAAAGTTGATATCCAAAAGGCTTATGATACAGTTGATTGGAAGTTCCTTAAAAATATCCTGCTTGGCTTTGGATTCAATAACAAGATGGTCAATTGGATCATGGTGTGTGTCTCTACTGTTTCGTACTCTGTTTGCGTAAACGGTAATGTTCACGGGTATTTTAAAGGTAGCCGGGGGCTTCGTCAGGGTGATCCGCTCTCCCCGTATCTTTTTACTTTGGTGATGGAGGTTCTCACGGGCATTCTGCATCATATGATCAGGATCGACTCTTCATTTAAATTTCATAATAAATGTGAGAAGCAGCAAATAATCAACCTATGTTTTGCTGATGATTTGTTCTTGTTTGCTAGAGGGGAAATTGCTTCGGCCAGGTGTATTATGAAGTCTCTTACTGACTTTTCTAAAATGTCGGGGTTGGTGCCCAGTATCCAGAAAAGCACGGTATTCTTTTGTAATGTCCCAAGTTATATAAAAAATGCTATTCTGAACATTATGCCGTTTAAGGAGGGATCCTTGCCTGTGCGTTATCTTGGTGTTCCCTTAATCTCTTCAGGGCTCATGTATAAAGACTGTAGTGTTTTGATGGAAAGCCTTGACAAACGAATCAAGCATTGGCGAAACAAACTGCTCTCGTTTGCTGGGAGATTGCAGCTCATTGTTTCCGTCTTGTCTTCTATGCATATTTTCTGGTCATCTGTCTTTCTTTTGCCGAATAGAGTCATTCATGAATTGGAAGCAAAGATGAGGAATTTTTTGTGGTCCCAAGATGTTGCGTTCCATAGAGGTAAAGCGAAGGTGTCTTGGAAAGTCGTTTGTCTTCCCAAGTATGAAGGTGGTTTGGGTATTCGGCGTTTAGGGGATGTAAACAAAGCTCTAATGACTAATCATATTTGGAGTATTATCACGAAGCGAAATTCGTTGTGGGTGGAGTGGGTGCACAGCTACAGGTTAAGAGGTAAAAATTTCTGGATCTCAAAGATTGTTTCGAATAGCTGCTATTCTTGGAGAAAACTTCTCCAACTTAGGCCGCAAATGAGACAATTTTTTTGGTCGAATATCGGAGATGGTACGAGGACCTCGGCTTGGTATGACTCTTGGTGCGAGCTAGGGCCGCTTGGGAACTTCATCTTGCCTAGAACCATTGCTAATGCAGGTTTTCGGCTTGAGGATTCTGTTTCTCAAATCCAGTTAAACGGTGAGTGGAAATGGCCGGTCGCTTGGAGGGATTTATTCCCAGTCCTAATTCAGCTAGATAAAGTCCATATTACGCCGAACAAACTTGACAGAGTCATGTGGCGAGATGGTAATGAGATGACAGATTTTTCGACCTCGTGTGTGTGGAACTCGATTCGGTTTAAGGAAACGGAAGTGGTATGGAGTACTATAGTCTGGTTTGCTCAATGTATACCGCGGCATGCGTTTCTCATGTGGTTGATCATGCGAGGTAAATTACTTACGCAAGATAAGATTCTAAAATGGGATTTGTCTCGTCGGAaaaatatgaacatgatgtgttGTTTATTATGCTATGCTAATCACGACTCCCATAGCCATTTGTTCTTTGAATGTAATTATTCGACAAAGGTTTGGGATATAGTGAAACAAAAGGTGGGAATGGATTCGGTTCAACCCAAATGGGCAGATATTGTAGATCGGTTGATTACTCGGTCCAAATCTAAACTAGCTACGGATTATGTCGCTAGAGTGGTGGTCGCGGCTACGGCTTACACTATTTGGCAGGAGCGAAATGCTAGGATTTTCAAAAATCAGCTAAGACCTCCAGAGACTGTGGGTGCGCATATTATACAATTGGTTCGATACAAATTAATGGGTGCGAGGTTGAAGAATACTGGTAATGTCCGCAGGCTTCTAAGCGAATGGGATGTTCATGGCAAAGAGCTATTGGACGATGGTGGCTGA